In Lagopus muta isolate bLagMut1 chromosome 6, bLagMut1 primary, whole genome shotgun sequence, one DNA window encodes the following:
- the FGF3 gene encoding fibroblast growth factor 3 produces the protein MLVIWLLLLALLPEPHVPAATASPRALRDAGGRGGVYEHLGGAPRRRKLYCATKYHLQIHPGGKINGTLEKNSVFSILEITAVDVGIVAIKGLFSGRYLAMNKRGRLYASENYNTECEFVERIHELGYNTYASRLYRTVPSGASTKRKASAERLWYVSVNGKGRPRRGFKTRRTQKSSLFLPRVLDSKDHEMVRLFHTNVRYRESILKPPSKNQRRRRGR, from the exons ATGCTCGTGATCTGGCTCCTGCTGCTCGCCCTGCTGCCCGAGCCGCACGTCCCGGCCGCTACGGCCTCCCCGAGGGCCCTGCGGGATGCGGGGGGGCGCGGCGGCGTCTATGAGCACCTCGGGGGAGCGCCCCGCCGCAGGAAGCTCTACTGTGCCACCAAGTACCACCTGCAGATCCACCCCGGCGGCAAGATCAACGGCACCTTGGAGAAAAACAGCGTCTTCA gCATCCTTGAAATAACTGCTGTTGATGTCGGGATCGTCGCTATCAAGGGCTTGTTCTCTGGCAGATACCTGGCCATGAACAAAAGGGGCAGGCTTTATGCATCA GAGAACTATAACACAGAATGTGAGTTTGTGGAGAGGATTCATGAACTGGGCTATAACACCTATGCATCCCGTCTATACCGGACTGTACCCAGCGGAGCCAGCACCAAGCGCAAAGCCAGTGCGGAGAGACTCTGGTACGTCTCAGTCAATGGGAAAGGACGACCCAGAAGGGGCTTTAAAACACGCAGGACACAGAAATCCTCTCTCTTTCTGCCCAGAGTATTGGATAGCAAAGACCATGAAATGGTCCGActgttccacacaaatgtgagATACCGAGAGAGCATCCTGAAGCCTCCCAGTAAGAACCAGCGGAGAAGGAGAGGACGCTGA